The Geomonas ferrireducens genome includes a window with the following:
- the ylqF gene encoding ribosome biogenesis GTPase YlqF: MTIRWYPGHMSKALEQISELVRKIDLIIEVLDARLPYSSSNHLLEQVRRNKPCIKVLNKNDLADPAVTKAWVQHFQKSAGVRALPLVAKNIPETKSLVKLCKQLVPHRGNPGYPIRTMVVGIPNVGKSTLINTLAGRSIAKVGDRPAVTMRPQQIPLNNGILIFDTPGLLWPVMNDQGGAYRLAASGAIGANALDYTNVGVFAAAYMMRRYPELVKERYKLAELPESPQEVVEAVGRCLGCIMSGGVVDVHRAAETFLRELRAGKAGRISFEEPGTPEDVEAELLRFAGIDTGEEHQQAPAVPE; this comes from the coding sequence ATGACGATTAGATGGTACCCCGGCCACATGAGCAAGGCGCTCGAACAGATCTCGGAACTGGTCCGCAAGATAGACCTGATCATAGAGGTGCTCGATGCCCGCCTCCCTTATTCCAGCTCCAACCACCTGCTGGAGCAGGTGCGCCGGAACAAGCCCTGTATCAAGGTGCTGAACAAGAACGACCTCGCCGACCCCGCCGTCACAAAGGCGTGGGTGCAGCATTTCCAGAAGAGCGCCGGCGTGCGCGCCCTGCCGCTTGTCGCGAAGAACATCCCGGAGACGAAAAGCCTCGTCAAGCTGTGCAAGCAGCTCGTGCCGCACCGCGGCAACCCCGGCTACCCGATCCGCACCATGGTGGTCGGCATACCAAACGTGGGCAAATCGACCCTCATCAACACGCTGGCGGGGAGGAGCATCGCCAAGGTGGGGGACCGCCCGGCGGTGACCATGCGCCCGCAGCAGATCCCTCTCAACAACGGCATCCTCATCTTCGATACCCCGGGGCTGCTCTGGCCGGTGATGAACGACCAGGGGGGCGCCTATCGGTTGGCCGCCAGCGGGGCCATCGGCGCCAACGCCCTCGACTACACAAACGTCGGCGTCTTCGCCGCTGCGTACATGATGCGTCGTTACCCCGAGCTCGTGAAGGAGCGCTACAAGCTTGCCGAGCTCCCGGAGTCCCCTCAAGAGGTGGTCGAGGCGGTGGGGCGCTGCCTTGGCTGTATCATGAGCGGTGGCGTGGTGGACGTGCACCGTGCCGCCGAGACCTTCCTGCGCGAGCTGCGCGCCGGTAAGGCGGGAAGGATCAGCTTCGAGGAACCGGGGACCCCTGAGGACGTCGAGGCTGAACTGCTTCGCTTCGCGGGAATCGATACCGGGGAAGAGCACCAACAGGCACCCGCCGTGCCGGAATGA
- a CDS encoding ferritin family protein translates to MKELLAEAVRLVVGVERKSETLYRRGAMAADDRHRSFFQRLAEEQSRRIEALLRALPESEAAAHEPVVPPSCLATLAEKVTPPGNHLHQAMLDKRFSIDLYATFCRCFREPGLYRLFETALTVARREFRVITAEYLKGGCRNDAAATSRPQRRSHQRGELPNRVPNRHSQLFFAIQDCGRSSRIG, encoded by the coding sequence ATGAAAGAACTACTGGCGGAGGCGGTCAGGCTGGTGGTGGGCGTTGAAAGAAAGAGCGAGACGCTGTATCGAAGGGGCGCCATGGCGGCGGACGATCGCCACAGGAGCTTTTTTCAGCGGCTGGCGGAGGAACAGTCGCGGCGCATCGAGGCCCTGCTGAGGGCCCTTCCCGAGTCGGAGGCCGCGGCGCATGAGCCGGTGGTGCCCCCGTCTTGCCTTGCTACCCTTGCGGAAAAGGTGACGCCCCCCGGCAACCACCTGCACCAGGCCATGCTCGACAAGCGCTTCAGCATCGACCTTTACGCCACCTTCTGCCGATGCTTCAGGGAGCCAGGCCTGTACAGGCTTTTCGAAACTGCGCTGACGGTCGCCCGCAGGGAATTCAGGGTGATCACCGCCGAGTACCTGAAAGGGGGATGTCGCAACGACGCAGCGGCGACGTCACGTCCCCAGCGACGCAGCCACCAGCGCGGCGAGCTCCCCAACCGCGTCCCCAACCGCCACTCGCAGCTATTCTTCGCCATACAGGACTGCGGCAGGTCCTCCCGGATCGGTTGA
- a CDS encoding MFS transporter → MAETRKLHYAWLIMAVTFLTLLVTAGIRSTPGILIVPLEHEFGWSRATISLAVSVNLLLYGLMGPFAAAFFDRIGVRRTMAVALFLLALGVSATTLMTRPWHMVLIWGVLVGCGAGMTAYSLSATVVNRWFQKSQGTVLGVLTASSATGQLLFLPLLARLSHHHGWRSAAFATAAAALVVFPLVLFIMRNHPHEVGVSRYGAEEEAAPAQHDPGENPFRVAIGGLQRGIRSTDFWLLAGSFFVCGASTNGLIGTHLVPACVDHGIPEVAAAGLLAFMGILDLFGTTLSGWLSDRYNSRYLLCWYYGLRGLSLLGLPFALSGPQWSLSAFAIFYGLDWIATVPPTVRLTAESFGRENVGVMFGWIFASHQVGAALAATFAGTVRTYLGDYMVAFLLSGVICLLAAGLVLRINGRRLPRLAPEAA, encoded by the coding sequence ATGGCCGAAACGCGAAAACTTCACTACGCCTGGCTCATCATGGCGGTGACCTTCCTGACCCTGCTCGTCACGGCGGGGATCAGGTCCACGCCGGGGATCCTCATCGTCCCTCTCGAGCACGAGTTCGGCTGGTCACGGGCGACCATCTCGCTGGCCGTATCGGTGAACCTGCTTCTGTACGGGCTGATGGGTCCCTTCGCCGCCGCCTTCTTCGACAGGATCGGGGTGCGCAGGACCATGGCCGTTGCCCTCTTTCTCCTCGCCCTCGGGGTGAGCGCCACGACGCTGATGACGCGCCCGTGGCACATGGTGCTGATCTGGGGGGTGCTGGTCGGGTGTGGGGCCGGGATGACCGCCTACAGCCTGAGCGCCACCGTGGTGAACCGGTGGTTTCAAAAGTCCCAGGGGACGGTACTCGGGGTGCTGACCGCGAGTTCGGCGACCGGACAGCTCCTCTTCCTGCCGCTTTTAGCCCGGCTGTCGCACCACCACGGTTGGCGCTCCGCGGCCTTTGCAACCGCCGCCGCGGCCCTCGTGGTCTTCCCGCTGGTGCTTTTCATCATGCGCAACCACCCGCACGAGGTCGGAGTGTCACGCTACGGCGCCGAGGAGGAGGCGGCTCCCGCGCAACATGACCCGGGGGAAAACCCGTTCCGAGTAGCCATAGGAGGTCTGCAGCGCGGCATCCGCAGCACCGACTTCTGGCTCCTCGCCGGGAGCTTCTTCGTGTGCGGCGCGAGCACCAACGGCCTCATCGGCACGCACCTCGTTCCCGCCTGCGTCGATCACGGCATCCCGGAGGTTGCCGCCGCGGGACTCTTAGCCTTCATGGGGATCCTGGACCTTTTCGGCACCACCCTTTCCGGGTGGCTCTCCGACCGCTACAACAGCCGCTACCTCCTCTGCTGGTACTACGGGCTGCGCGGGCTGTCGCTTCTGGGGCTTCCCTTCGCCCTTTCCGGTCCGCAGTGGAGCCTCTCGGCCTTCGCGATCTTCTACGGGCTGGACTGGATCGCGACCGTTCCGCCCACGGTGCGTCTCACCGCCGAATCCTTCGGCAGGGAGAACGTCGGGGTGATGTTCGGCTGGATCTTCGCGAGCCACCAGGTGGGAGCAGCCCTCGCCGCGACCTTCGCCGGCACGGTGCGCACCTACCTGGGCGACTACATGGTTGCCTTCCTGCTCTCTGGGGTGATCTGCCTGCTTGCTGCTGGGCTGGTCCTGAGGATCAACGGGAGGAGGCTGCCCCGGCTCGCTCCCGAGGCAGCCTGA
- a CDS encoding MarR family winged helix-turn-helix transcriptional regulator, giving the protein MKENRRASDRASVCNCVNLRRASRAITRIYDDALQPSGLKVTQYSVLANLSRAGAVSVSALARMLTLDRTTLVRNLKALEQAGFVEGAPSPDPRERGVSLSETGRAAVAKAQPYWLQAQQLIEEKLGAEGVRQLGALALALEGSAGSDTAGDELGETG; this is encoded by the coding sequence ATGAAAGAGAATCGACGGGCGAGTGACAGGGCGAGCGTCTGCAACTGCGTCAACCTGCGCCGTGCCTCGCGCGCCATCACCAGGATCTACGACGATGCCCTGCAGCCTTCCGGCCTCAAGGTGACCCAGTATTCGGTTCTGGCCAACCTGTCGCGTGCGGGTGCGGTGAGCGTAAGCGCACTTGCCAGGATGCTCACGCTGGACAGGACCACGCTGGTCCGGAACCTCAAGGCGCTGGAGCAGGCGGGGTTCGTTGAGGGGGCTCCTTCGCCTGACCCGAGGGAGCGCGGGGTAAGCCTGAGTGAAACCGGGCGTGCCGCGGTGGCCAAGGCTCAGCCGTACTGGCTGCAGGCGCAGCAACTGATCGAAGAAAAGCTCGGCGCCGAAGGTGTGCGGCAACTGGGGGCACTGGCGCTTGCCCTGGAGGGAAGTGCCGGAAGCGATACGGCAGGCGATGAGCTTGGCGAGACCGGGTAA